DNA from Methanotorris formicicus Mc-S-70:
AAATGGATGAATCTCAGTTTAATGAGTTAAAAAAATTCTACGAAGGTAAAGTTATTTTAGTTACTGGGGGGACTGGTTCAATAGGAAAAGAAATCGTAAAAACATTATTGAATTTTAATCCAAAGGCAATTAGGGTATTAGATATAAACGAAACTGCATTGTTTGAATTAGAAAACGAGTTAAACTCTGATAAAATTAGATGTTTTATTGGGGATGTTAGGGATAAAGATAGGTTAAAAAGAGCAATTGAGGGTGTTGATATTGTATTCCATGCAGCAGCGTTAAAACACGTTCCCCTCTGCGAATACAACCCCTTCGAAGCAGTAAAAACCAATGTTATAGGGACTCAAAATTTGATTGAAGTGGCATTGGATGAAGAAGTTGAAAAATTTATAACAATAAGCACTGATAAAGCAGTAAATCCAGTAAATGTTATGGGTGCAACTAAATTATTATCTGAAAGATTAACAATTTCAGCAAATTTATATAAAGGAAAAAGAAAAACATCTTTTTCTGTTGTTAGATTTGGGAATGTTTTAAATTCAAGAGGTTCTATACTACCATTACTAAAAGAACAAATAAAGAAAGGGGGGCCTGTAACTTTAACCCATCCAGAAATGACAAGATTTATAATGTCTATTAACGAAGCAGTTAAATTAGTTTTAAAGGCATGTTATTTAGCCAAAGGTGGGGAAATATTTATTTTAAAAATGCCTTCTGTGAAAATTAAGGATTTAATTGAAGTTGTTATTGAAGAACTTGCCCCAAAATATGGTTATAATCCAGAAGACATTAAAATTGAAATCATTGGAAAAAGACCTGGTGAAAAGTTGTATGAAGAACTAATTGTTGAAGAGGAAATTTATAAGTTAGAAGAGTTAGAAGATATGTTTGTTGTTCATCCTTATGAAGCAAATACAAATAATAAAAATAAAAAAATAACCTACAACTCAAAAGATGCTAAATTTTTAAATAAAGATAAGATTAAAAGTATATTGGTAGAAATCAATTATATATGATAGTCGCCCATCTTCAAGTATCATTACCTAACATGATTATAAGTAATTCAGAGAACCAATTCGATTTATAGTTGCATATAAATGTATAGAAGCTTACATATAGGTGGAGATTTTTTCGACTAATGCCTCGATGTTTTCTTAGATAAGGTTTGATTATCGAATGGAAGCATTCGCAGTTATATTCCGTAGAGTATTCCCTCGATGCGTGATTAACTGTTAAATGATTAGAAATCTTTTTATGTAAAACATCTCTCCTAAAGGTATTCGCCTTTTAGCGAATATAGTTCCAGTTAGGTCGTTAAAGTGTCTTTTACACGAATTACATCTGTATCTTTACAACATCTTTCGAACCACAATATGGGCAAGTATATCTATCACTCCATCTAATCTCCCTTATAATTGCAATACACTCCTCATCCTTTGGTATGAATAACTTATATACTTCGACGCTCATAAAATTATATATCGCGATTATTATTTATATATGTAATTGTAAGTGAAGATGAGCGATTTTTATTTTATAAAGAAAGGGATGCTTTCTTAAAAAAATAATATATTGCGAAAGTTCTATATATATTTAGAACATCAATCTTTTCAGTAATTTCATCCAACTCCTCCTCTGATAACGGATTTGGAATCACCCTATTCTTATTTTCATAAATTGCCTTTGCAATCTCTCTAAATGTATTTGCTATCTCGCTATCTGGAAACATCTAAATAACAGTTTTTTTATGAATTTCTGATTTTATTATAAGATTACTCATTGGGATTTTTCCAATAATTTGGGTTCCAATTTTTTTAGCAAAGTCCTCAACAATCTCTGGAATATTTATAACGCTCCTTCCATTGTAAATAATTCCTCCCAATGCTATTTTTCCTCTACTTGCATATCTCTTTATTCCTCTGCTTATGTTATTTGCCGCATAGATTGCCATTGGGTCACAGGTTGTTACAATATAAACATCATCAGCCAAGTGCTTTTGTAAGGGCATTGCAAATCCTCCACAAACAACATCCCCTAAAATATTATAAATAACAACATCCGGCTTTAATGTTTCAAATGCTCCTAATCTATTTAGCATATCAACTGCTGTAATAACTCCTCTTCAGCACAACTAACTCCCGGCTCAGGCCTTCCAGATTCAACACAATAAACCCCTCTAAAACCTTCAAAAACTATATCCTCCAATTCCATATTTTCTGCTCCTTTTTTTCTAAAAACATCTAAAACAGTTGGGATCTTCCTTCCAACTAAATTTCTTGTAGTATCTGCCTTTGGGTCACAGCCAACAACTAAAACTCTCTTTTTGCTCTCTGCCAAAGCTGCTGCTATATTTGAGACAGTTGTAGATTTTCCAATACCTCCTTTTCCATAGACACAAAATTTCCTCATAATTTCACAAAACTTTATTACAACAAAGTTAAATTAATAGTAATCCAACTATTATAAAAATATCTAATATTAGAGTAATGATTGCATTAATCATAACTATTTTAGTCCCTAACTTAGCTCCAAATAGAGAAACATGTAAAGGTAGAGAATGTTTAACATACCTTGTAGAAAAAGTTAAGACATTTCCAATGATTAATCCAATTAAAACCTCTTTTGGAGTTAAGATATTTTCATTTAAAAATCCACCAGCCATAACTATTGCCGCTTGCACATTCATAATCTCCGTCAATGCCAAAATTCCAACATTGGGATTTAGATTTAATAAGTTTGTTATTGGTTGAACAAATCTCTCAACATAATCAAAAAATCCAACTTTGGATAGATAGATAACCAAAGTCATCATAAAAAACAAAATTGGTATCAATCTTTTAGCAAATTTGATAGTTCTTTTAAATGATTTCTTTGCATTTTCTTTTTTATCCATTTTATTTATATTTTGCATTTCAAAAGAATAATCTTTTGATACAATTGACAAATAGACAAATCCAATTATTGTCTTTGCTAAAGCAACCCCTAATCTTATTAAAACAAACAAAATTCCTGTCCAACCTAAGATTGGCACAACAACTGGAATAAAGAATGTGAATGTGTGAGACAAAACTGAAGGAAATGAATTAGCTAAAGAAGTGCCTATAATCTCTTTTTCATTTATTTTATTCTCTTTTAATCCTTCTGATAAAATTGAATATCCAACAGTTGGGCTGAAAAAGCATGCCAAAATTGATGATATTGAAAGAGGATTTATCTTTAATTTTTTTAAAATTGGGGATAATAAATCACTAAATTTTTTCATAATTCCAGTGTTCATGATATAATTTACAACAAACACTGTTATTAAAACAATAGTTGATATTTTTATTGTGTAGTAGGCAGAGATTTTAATACTCTCCACTAATGGTGTTAGATAATCCACAACCACCACCTTTTTATATTCCCCATGTATATAGACATATCAAAAGATATAGTATAAAAAACTTTGGTGAAAGTGTGAAACATGAGCATATAAGGGGTTCTTTAAAACTTCTTATATTGTATCTTTTGGATAAAGAGGAACTGCATGGCTACGCATTAATGCAGAAATTAGAGGAACTATTTGTTTATTATAAACCAAGTTCTGGAGTTATTTATCCAACATTGCAAAGTTTGAGAAAGAATGGATATATAGAGGCGATAAAAACAAAAGAGGGAGATAAAAAACTTTATAGAATAACTGAAAAAGGAAGGAAATATTTAAAAGAAAATGAAGAAAAATTGAAAAAAATTTTCTCTCATATTGAAGCAGTTAGGGGTTTTCATGAA
Protein-coding regions in this window:
- a CDS encoding UDP-N-acetylglucosamine 4,6-dehydratase family protein, translated to MDESQFNELKKFYEGKVILVTGGTGSIGKEIVKTLLNFNPKAIRVLDINETALFELENELNSDKIRCFIGDVRDKDRLKRAIEGVDIVFHAAALKHVPLCEYNPFEAVKTNVIGTQNLIEVALDEEVEKFITISTDKAVNPVNVMGATKLLSERLTISANLYKGKRKTSFSVVRFGNVLNSRGSILPLLKEQIKKGGPVTLTHPEMTRFIMSINEAVKLVLKACYLAKGGEIFILKMPSVKIKDLIEVVIEELAPKYGYNPEDIKIEIIGKRPGEKLYEELIVEEEIYKLEELEDMFVVHPYEANTNNKNKKITYNSKDAKFLNKDKIKSILVEINYI
- a CDS encoding transposase, with protein sequence MSVEVYKLFIPKDEECIAIIREIRWSDRYTCPYCGSKDVVKIQM
- a CDS encoding nucleoside recognition domain-containing protein, producing MVVVDYLTPLVESIKISAYYTIKISTIVLITVFVVNYIMNTGIMKKFSDLLSPILKKLKINPLSISSILACFFSPTVGYSILSEGLKENKINEKEIIGTSLANSFPSVLSHTFTFFIPVVVPILGWTGILFVLIRLGVALAKTIIGFVYLSIVSKDYSFEMQNINKMDKKENAKKSFKRTIKFAKRLIPILFFMMTLVIYLSKVGFFDYVERFVQPITNLLNLNPNVGILALTEIMNVQAAIVMAGGFLNENILTPKEVLIGLIIGNVLTFSTRYVKHSLPLHVSLFGAKLGTKIVMINAIITLILDIFIIVGLLLI
- a CDS encoding PadR family transcriptional regulator; this encodes MKHEHIRGSLKLLILYLLDKEELHGYALMQKLEELFVYYKPSSGVIYPTLQSLRKNGYIEAIKTKEGDKKLYRITEKGRKYLKENEEKLKKIFSHIEAVRGFHELGGKELKESIKLAIKNFHNLNDKQKEELKKILKDSAKRINLIIFGGD